One window from the genome of Pedobacter schmidteae encodes:
- a CDS encoding sensor histidine kinase KdpD, translating into MTRLNNSLQPKSLRVAAVNRLIKELKLQNKELEVQNKKLTEQMNEEKLRFQKYIHQLVGIIIPLPQLIENSRNFDFRSENLIDIAIGRANYAIAYGQDHLVAEKFERNEIQAIKLETINIAESLRLLISEFSPYAMSMNKKINIHVNEDSHFRVVTDKEMLGDIVNNLLNNAIEHSKDGHCIDITVNRHEFGSVAIEIKNKGHIYEETLKTMFEPYFSMGKRKSFGLGLYVCKQYAELLNIKFNVCNDNGHVKSELIFG; encoded by the coding sequence ATGACACGACTCAACAATAGTCTTCAACCAAAATCTTTACGCGTTGCCGCTGTGAACCGGTTAATTAAAGAGCTGAAACTGCAAAACAAGGAATTGGAAGTACAAAACAAAAAGTTGACCGAACAGATGAATGAGGAAAAATTAAGGTTCCAGAAATATATACATCAATTGGTCGGGATTATAATCCCACTGCCACAGCTCATAGAAAATAGCAGGAATTTTGATTTCAGGTCGGAAAACCTTATCGATATTGCTATCGGTAGGGCTAACTACGCTATTGCATATGGACAGGATCACCTGGTAGCGGAGAAATTTGAACGCAATGAAATCCAAGCGATTAAGCTTGAAACTATCAACATTGCAGAATCGCTAAGACTACTTATTAGTGAATTTAGTCCATATGCAATGTCGATGAATAAAAAAATAAACATTCATGTAAATGAAGATTCCCATTTTCGTGTGGTAACAGACAAAGAGATGCTTGGGGATATTGTAAACAATCTCCTAAATAATGCAATCGAACATTCTAAGGATGGTCACTGTATAGATATAACAGTAAATCGGCATGAATTTGGGTCAGTAGCGATTGAGATCAAAAACAAAGGGCACATCTATGAGGAAACCCTAAAGACTATGTTTGAGCCGTACTTTTCAATGGGCAAAAGAAAAAGTTTTGGCCTTGGCCTCTATGTTTGTAAACAGTACGCGGAGCTTCTCAATATTAAATTCAATGTATGCAATGATAACGGCCATGTCAAATCCGAATTGATATTTGGCTAG